One part of the Marispirochaeta sp. genome encodes these proteins:
- a CDS encoding calcium/sodium antiporter, with the protein MTTAIIAVLSGGVLLFWSADRFVDGAAATARHLGMAPLLIGMIIVGFGTSAPEMLVSAMASWQNTSGIALGNVFGSNIANLGLILGLTSLISPITVNSRVLRRELPLLTLVTGLVIFLFTDLVIGRGNALVLLAFFFLILIWTARQGKRTEEDPLKTELSREMDKRERPFKQALFWLLAGFIFLILSSRILVWGAVKIALALGISDLIIGLTIVAIGTSLPELASSLAAVMKNEHDIALGNIIGSNLFNTLAVTGIAGLIRPLHGGPELLFRDMLLMGILTVSIFLLGYGNRRPGRINRVEGGILLCVYIAYLYILITGVI; encoded by the coding sequence ATGACAACAGCAATTATTGCGGTCCTTTCCGGGGGAGTATTGCTTTTCTGGAGCGCAGACCGTTTTGTGGATGGTGCAGCAGCAACAGCCCGACATCTCGGCATGGCCCCTCTTTTAATAGGGATGATCATAGTCGGCTTCGGGACTTCGGCACCGGAGATGCTGGTTTCCGCTATGGCTTCATGGCAGAATACCTCCGGGATAGCCCTTGGAAACGTCTTTGGTTCCAATATAGCGAATCTTGGTCTTATCCTGGGTCTTACTTCTCTTATAAGTCCGATTACCGTTAATTCCCGGGTATTGCGCCGGGAGCTCCCTTTATTAACGCTTGTGACGGGACTGGTCATTTTTCTGTTTACCGACCTCGTTATCGGCCGGGGAAACGCGCTGGTACTGCTGGCATTCTTCTTTCTGATACTGATATGGACAGCACGGCAGGGTAAACGGACAGAGGAAGACCCGTTGAAAACCGAGCTCTCCCGGGAGATGGACAAGCGGGAGAGGCCCTTTAAGCAGGCCCTGTTCTGGCTTCTTGCCGGCTTTATTTTTTTAATTCTCAGCTCCAGGATCCTTGTATGGGGTGCTGTAAAAATCGCCCTTGCTCTGGGAATTTCCGATCTGATAATCGGACTGACGATTGTCGCAATCGGAACCTCTCTTCCAGAGCTGGCTTCCTCCCTTGCCGCCGTCATGAAGAATGAACACGATATCGCCCTGGGAAATATAATCGGGTCCAACCTGTTCAACACCCTGGCGGTAACAGGAATTGCCGGCCTCATTCGTCCTTTACACGGCGGTCCGGAACTGTTGTTCAGGGATATGCTTCTTATGGGAATACTAACAGTCTCTATTTTCCTGCTTGGATACGGTAACCGGCGTCCGGGACGCATTAACAGGGTCGAAGGGGGAATACTCCTTTGTGTTTACATTGCGTATTTATATATACTAATAACAGGCGTAATCTGA
- a CDS encoding mechanosensitive ion channel family protein: protein MLDQLNEYSFLGNSLFVYLRAIIILLCGLIVVSLLHAIIGHRLKRRSKSGEEGNRWWIASTAFNRIIVPLLYIAVIRLSIAGLVVNEMLNKVMQGIVSAIIAVLAVRAAIFLLETSLRKYAQKTGHEEDEKRIKPLLSFISFILWVTAFIFLLDNLGFNISTLVAGLGVSGIAVAIAAQGILGDLFNYFVIFFDRPFELGDFIIFDDKMGIIEKIGIKTTRVRTLSGEQLVVSNSNLVNARLHNYKRMERRRIVFRIGVTYQTPASQLVEIPGIIKGIIEEVDGTQFDRSHFQGYGDFALTFETVYYVLSPDYLIYMDVQQRINLDLFRAFEERGIEFAYPTQTLYLRSQGMEVFEQQNGLEKEP from the coding sequence ATGTTGGATCAACTAAACGAATATTCTTTTCTGGGTAACTCTCTGTTTGTATACCTTCGGGCGATTATAATACTGCTTTGCGGCTTAATTGTTGTCTCTTTGCTCCATGCTATTATCGGACACCGGCTTAAACGCCGCAGCAAGAGCGGGGAGGAGGGAAATCGCTGGTGGATAGCGAGTACAGCTTTCAACAGAATCATCGTTCCTCTTCTGTATATTGCTGTTATCAGGCTTTCCATTGCCGGTTTGGTAGTAAACGAAATGCTCAATAAGGTTATGCAGGGAATAGTATCGGCAATAATTGCGGTCCTTGCAGTCAGGGCGGCGATCTTTTTACTGGAGACATCTCTACGCAAATATGCCCAGAAGACCGGGCACGAAGAAGATGAAAAGCGAATAAAACCGCTTTTATCCTTTATTTCTTTTATCCTCTGGGTAACAGCCTTCATTTTTCTCCTCGATAATCTCGGATTTAATATTTCCACGCTGGTAGCCGGACTTGGTGTTTCCGGTATTGCCGTCGCAATTGCTGCCCAGGGGATTCTGGGCGACCTTTTCAACTATTTTGTTATCTTTTTTGACCGGCCCTTCGAGCTGGGAGATTTTATTATCTTTGACGACAAAATGGGGATAATAGAGAAGATCGGGATTAAGACCACCCGTGTCCGGACCCTGTCGGGGGAACAGCTGGTTGTCTCCAATTCCAATCTGGTTAACGCCCGGCTCCACAACTACAAACGGATGGAGCGCAGAAGAATTGTTTTCCGGATCGGGGTTACCTATCAGACTCCTGCGTCCCAGCTGGTTGAAATCCCGGGAATTATTAAAGGGATTATCGAAGAAGTTGATGGTACCCAGTTTGACAGGTCCCATTTTCAGGGTTACGGCGATTTTGCCCTTACCTTCGAAACGGTATATTATGTTTTGAGTCCTGATTACCTGATTTATATGGATGTTCAGCAACGGATAAACCTTGACCTCTTTCGCGCTTTCGAGGAACGGGGTATTGAGTTCGCATATCCGACCCAAACATTGTATCTGCGGTCTCAGGGAATGGAAGTCTTCGAACAACAGAACGGTTTAGAAAAAGAGCCGTAA
- a CDS encoding zinc-binding dehydrogenase encodes MIGPGPFGLFILQAARAAGADRIAIIGLSQNEKRLKLAQELGASEIIYADQTDAVARIKSMTAGMGADRTIEATGSVEAVTAAIEMTAPGSLFLMGGSGFRGEPVCFKPWNVVRDEKQIKGLQGFSMDDYLTVLDLYKSGRIAIRPLISDIMPLEKINEACDLMEQKKVLKIVLTP; translated from the coding sequence GTGATCGGTCCGGGTCCCTTCGGTCTTTTCATTCTACAAGCGGCCCGGGCAGCAGGGGCTGACCGGATAGCAATAATCGGACTCAGCCAGAACGAGAAACGCCTGAAGCTGGCACAGGAACTCGGTGCCTCGGAGATAATCTATGCCGATCAAACCGACGCAGTAGCCCGGATAAAATCGATGACAGCCGGCATGGGCGCAGACAGAACAATAGAAGCAACAGGAAGTGTCGAAGCCGTTACCGCGGCAATAGAAATGACCGCTCCGGGAAGCCTCTTTTTAATGGGGGGCAGCGGTTTCCGGGGAGAGCCGGTCTGTTTCAAACCCTGGAATGTCGTCAGGGACGAAAAGCAGATCAAAGGGCTGCAAGGTTTCTCCATGGATGATTATCTTACGGTGCTTGATCTGTACAAAAGCGGAAGAATCGCAATTCGCCCGCTTATCAGCGACATAATGCCCCTGGAAAAAATAAATGAAGCCTGCGACTTAATGGAACAGAAAAAGGTGCTCAAAATTGTTTTGACCCCTTAA
- a CDS encoding recombinase family protein: protein MLNNNNTQNGQRKTLRCASYTRKSHEEGLDQEFNSLDAQKEAAEAYIESQKLQGWKAIPYRYDDGGISGGTMERPALQRLLADIDAGKIDVIVVYKIDRLSRSLLDFMKMIELFNEKEVSFVSVTQHFSTTDSTGRMFLGILITFAQHEREVIGERIRDKVAAAKRRGKYCGGPAALGYDVDRENKKLLFNQSEAPLVKLIFRRYTQVGSVLIRPGALPNMSVSPSRFSFRFRIIFPT from the coding sequence ATGCTTAACAATAACAACACTCAAAACGGTCAGCGAAAAACCCTCCGCTGTGCCAGCTATACCCGAAAAAGCCACGAGGAAGGTCTGGATCAGGAATTCAATTCACTCGACGCCCAGAAGGAGGCCGCTGAAGCCTACATCGAAAGCCAGAAGCTGCAGGGATGGAAAGCCATCCCTTACCGATACGATGACGGGGGCATTTCCGGCGGAACCATGGAACGTCCGGCACTGCAGAGACTGCTGGCGGACATCGATGCCGGTAAGATCGATGTTATCGTCGTTTACAAGATCGACCGGCTATCCCGCTCTTTGCTGGACTTCATGAAGATGATCGAGCTCTTCAACGAGAAGGAAGTGAGCTTTGTTTCCGTCACCCAGCACTTCAGCACCACCGACTCGACGGGCCGCATGTTTCTGGGAATCCTGATCACCTTTGCCCAACACGAGCGAGAGGTCATCGGGGAACGTATCCGGGACAAGGTCGCTGCCGCAAAACGCCGAGGTAAATACTGCGGTGGACCTGCGGCACTCGGTTACGACGTGGATCGGGAAAACAAAAAGCTGCTGTTCAACCAGAGCGAGGCCCCGCTGGTGAAACTCATCTTCAGGCGATACACGCAGGTGGGATCGGTATTGATTCGGCCGGGAGCTTTGCCGAATATGTCTGTATCGCCGAGCAGATTCTCTTTCCGGTTCCGGATAATATTCCCGACATAG
- a CDS encoding DUF2924 domain-containing protein: MNDLKNKKTEPTKTSVLRQLATLQSMSLDQLREKWLDLYGTEPPQYKKQFLVKRLAHRIQELFYGGLSEQAKSHLKKVAETDPVATVIRKIPEERKSQALAGTARSFSA, translated from the coding sequence ATGAATGACTTGAAAAACAAAAAAACGGAGCCGACCAAGACCTCGGTGTTGAGGCAACTGGCAACGCTACAGAGTATGAGCCTTGATCAGCTCAGAGAGAAATGGCTGGACCTTTATGGAACCGAGCCACCCCAGTACAAGAAGCAGTTTCTGGTTAAACGGCTGGCGCACCGGATTCAGGAGCTCTTTTACGGCGGCCTGTCGGAACAGGCCAAATCCCACCTGAAGAAAGTTGCCGAGACCGATCCGGTGGCAACGGTCATCCGCAAGATCCCGGAAGAGCGAAAATCACAGGCACTCGCTGGAACGGCAAGATCTTTTTCGGCCTGA
- a CDS encoding MATE family efflux transporter, with protein sequence MKSNLDNRYLLERGPISRVFLKYSLPSVVTMVFFGVQSLVDGIVVGNHLGSDALGGINIIMPFFSFIMVLALIVGIGSQTLVSMELGCKNTEKAQDAMSTGFWALVAVGLMATAFLLLFAESLTTLMGGDERLLPFSLAYLKGLAPFILPLTLCFYSDAMLKALGHPKFSMIIMSLSVVINVLLTFYFVTGLDWGTTGASVATGIAFTIGLLISGSITFNPKQRLSMLKGRFHMLLLRRAAFNGSSEGVSEMAAAVSILIINLTVVRLLGADGVAAFTAINYVNFIGVLLFLGISDGLIPVLSYNYGAGNYERVKRLFRFAAVVNMSIGVMVFIVLQLLGSHAMLLFFDSSENQAFQIAADGLHLFAFVFLVNGLNVLIIAYFTALGEAKNSFIIAVLRGLVFLLMGVTVLPIFIGVNGVWAAIPLAELLALGAALLLIHRTHKKLFWHA encoded by the coding sequence ATGAAAAGCAATTTAGATAACAGGTATCTATTAGAGCGTGGCCCGATCAGCAGGGTTTTTCTGAAGTACTCGCTACCAAGCGTCGTCACGATGGTGTTTTTTGGCGTGCAGAGTCTGGTAGACGGCATCGTAGTGGGAAACCATTTGGGGTCAGACGCTTTGGGCGGGATCAACATCATCATGCCGTTTTTCAGCTTTATTATGGTGTTGGCTCTGATCGTCGGCATCGGAAGCCAGACTCTGGTCAGTATGGAACTGGGTTGCAAAAACACAGAAAAGGCGCAGGACGCGATGTCTACTGGCTTTTGGGCGCTGGTAGCGGTCGGTCTGATGGCAACGGCTTTTCTGCTGCTGTTCGCTGAATCGCTGACCACACTGATGGGGGGCGACGAGCGGTTGCTCCCGTTCTCGCTTGCCTACCTTAAAGGGCTGGCACCGTTCATATTGCCACTGACTTTATGCTTTTATTCCGACGCCATGCTGAAGGCATTGGGGCATCCCAAGTTTTCGATGATTATCATGTCACTAAGCGTGGTGATCAATGTGTTACTGACTTTCTATTTTGTGACGGGATTGGACTGGGGCACGACTGGGGCGAGCGTGGCCACTGGTATAGCTTTCACCATCGGATTGCTGATTTCCGGGAGTATCACCTTTAATCCCAAACAACGGTTGTCGATGCTGAAGGGTCGTTTTCACATGCTGCTCCTGCGCCGCGCCGCTTTCAACGGCTCATCCGAAGGTGTGTCGGAAATGGCGGCTGCGGTCAGTATTCTGATCATCAATCTCACCGTCGTTCGCCTCTTGGGGGCTGACGGTGTGGCTGCGTTCACTGCTATCAACTACGTTAACTTCATAGGTGTTTTGTTGTTCCTCGGTATTTCGGATGGCCTGATCCCGGTGCTGAGCTACAACTACGGAGCAGGAAACTACGAGCGGGTTAAGCGATTATTTCGCTTTGCCGCAGTGGTCAATATGAGCATCGGTGTCATGGTGTTTATCGTGTTGCAGTTACTCGGAAGTCATGCAATGCTGTTGTTCTTCGATAGCAGCGAAAACCAAGCGTTCCAGATCGCTGCTGATGGCTTACACCTCTTCGCTTTCGTGTTTTTAGTAAACGGACTTAACGTACTGATTATCGCCTATTTCACTGCACTGGGCGAAGCTAAAAATTCATTCATCATTGCAGTGTTGCGTGGTTTGGTGTTCTTGCTGATGGGAGTCACTGTTTTACCAATATTTATCGGTGTTAATGGTGTCTGGGCGGCAATCCCGCTGGCGGAGTTGCTGGCACTAGGAGCGGCACTCTTACTGATTCACAGGACACACAAAAAATTGTTTTGGCATGCATAG
- a CDS encoding GNAT family N-acetyltransferase — MGNDVNKSNVILRIADESELEKFKTDLQEAFRISAEKEFGHTLDEPILSDSDIQESVKSAGAIVYQVLLNDNIVGGAIVSIDEVTQHNKLLLFFILTSCHDRGVGYKAWKTIEEKHPETKVWETVTPYFEKRNIHFYVNKCRFKIVEFFNKYHPDPNHKPDNDFEDEMFKFEKKM, encoded by the coding sequence ATGGGAAATGATGTTAACAAATCAAATGTTATTCTTAGAATTGCAGATGAATCGGAACTTGAGAAATTTAAGACTGATTTACAAGAAGCCTTTAGGATATCAGCAGAAAAGGAATTCGGTCATACATTAGATGAGCCAATTCTTTCTGATTCAGATATCCAGGAGTCAGTTAAATCTGCTGGTGCCATTGTATATCAAGTTCTTTTAAATGATAATATTGTTGGTGGTGCTATTGTATCTATTGATGAAGTAACTCAACACAACAAGCTGTTATTGTTTTTTATATTAACTAGTTGCCATGATCGAGGTGTTGGATACAAGGCTTGGAAGACAATCGAGGAAAAACATCCAGAAACAAAAGTATGGGAAACTGTTACGCCGTATTTCGAGAAAAGAAATATCCATTTTTATGTAAATAAGTGTAGATTTAAAATAGTTGAATTTTTTAATAAATATCATCCTGATCCAAATCACAAACCTGATAATGATTTTGAGGATGAAATGTTCAAATTTGAAAAGAAAATGTAA
- a CDS encoding TetR/AcrR family transcriptional regulator, with protein MSKAHKRKKEPEKVRSKLIECAVRIIVEQGPNAVTIQAVADAAGVTKGGLLHHFQDKNQLSKAISKYLLSQIDAEIDQLMSQDSVEYGRFTRAYINAISQDLASAQNEQWIALAIYSITEPELKSMWNEWIEEKQRLHYDTDSDQMLQVLRYAADGIWFEVLLGAGYQNEHSTLLSSLIKMTYR; from the coding sequence ATGTCAAAAGCGCATAAACGAAAAAAGGAACCTGAAAAAGTTCGCAGCAAGCTAATCGAGTGCGCCGTGCGCATCATCGTAGAGCAAGGACCTAATGCTGTCACAATTCAGGCTGTCGCGGATGCCGCAGGTGTCACGAAAGGTGGTTTACTTCATCATTTTCAAGATAAGAATCAACTTAGCAAAGCTATATCAAAATATCTTCTATCTCAGATCGATGCAGAAATTGACCAGCTGATGTCTCAGGATTCAGTCGAATATGGGCGATTTACCAGGGCTTACATCAATGCAATTTCGCAAGATCTCGCATCCGCTCAGAACGAGCAGTGGATAGCTTTGGCCATCTACTCTATCACTGAGCCTGAATTGAAATCCATGTGGAATGAATGGATAGAAGAAAAACAAAGACTGCATTATGACACGGATTCAGACCAAATGCTGCAAGTTCTCAGATATGCGGCCGATGGGATATGGTTTGAGGTTCTATTGGGGGCTGGTTATCAAAATGAGCATTCTACTTTGCTATCCAGTCTTATCAAAATGACATACAGATGA
- the smpB gene encoding SsrA-binding protein SmpB, whose product MEGKKMLADNRKARFNFLVLDSLECGIALHGTEVKSMRSGKFSFTDAYARIKNGELWLVGFHITPYEFGNIHNHIPDRERRLLAHKDEIKRLQRKVDEKGLTLVPLKFYLKGGIVKLELGVCQGKKLHDKRQSIKERDDKRDADREFKQRL is encoded by the coding sequence ATGGAAGGCAAAAAAATGCTGGCGGATAACAGAAAGGCCCGCTTTAACTTTTTAGTACTCGATTCTCTTGAATGCGGCATAGCCCTTCACGGCACGGAAGTTAAATCCATGCGATCGGGAAAATTCTCCTTCACCGACGCCTATGCCCGCATTAAAAATGGAGAACTGTGGCTGGTAGGATTTCACATTACTCCATACGAGTTCGGCAATATACACAATCATATTCCCGATAGGGAGCGCCGCCTTCTGGCCCACAAGGACGAGATAAAACGTCTGCAGCGCAAGGTTGACGAGAAAGGACTGACCCTGGTTCCCCTGAAATTCTATCTGAAAGGAGGAATCGTCAAACTCGAACTGGGCGTCTGCCAGGGAAAGAAGCTTCACGACAAACGTCAGAGCATAAAAGAGCGGGATGACAAACGCGACGCAGACCGGGAGTTCAAGCAACGACTTTAA
- the lepB gene encoding signal peptidase I, producing the protein MFQQSGGFSRYSAYMRGKKQRTRIKKVLLVTASLLAILSLVSVLGVSTLRISGASMSPNFSNGDRVLSMGLPYGLQIGFSDKRYFASTLPKRGDVVLARPGYNPVPSRWFVALDRILGILSFQQLNLESVLGDYRGDSLLVRRVVGVPGDILYMEEGKVFLKPAGKDEFLQEEQLAAQAYDISPPPEIPGWGPRYTGPAAFPLTVLGEDEYFLLCDNRIVMDDSRLWGTIPLGAVLGRIEYTYWPLSFFD; encoded by the coding sequence ATGTTTCAGCAAAGCGGCGGGTTTTCCCGCTATTCAGCATATATGCGGGGTAAGAAACAGCGAACCCGTATAAAAAAGGTACTCCTTGTAACAGCAAGTCTTTTAGCGATTTTGAGCCTTGTTAGCGTTTTGGGTGTCAGTACCCTGCGGATAAGCGGGGCTTCAATGAGCCCGAACTTTAGTAATGGAGACCGGGTCCTCAGTATGGGGCTCCCGTATGGTTTGCAGATTGGTTTCTCGGATAAACGATACTTTGCTTCAACTTTACCCAAAAGAGGAGATGTTGTTCTCGCTCGTCCCGGATACAACCCTGTACCTTCCCGCTGGTTTGTCGCTCTGGACAGAATCCTAGGTATATTAAGTTTTCAGCAGCTTAATCTTGAATCTGTTCTGGGAGATTACCGGGGCGATTCTCTTCTTGTTCGGCGGGTTGTCGGTGTTCCGGGGGATATCCTGTACATGGAAGAGGGGAAGGTTTTTTTAAAACCTGCTGGAAAGGACGAATTTCTGCAGGAGGAGCAGCTTGCGGCACAGGCGTACGATATCAGTCCGCCGCCGGAAATTCCTGGATGGGGTCCCAGGTATACGGGACCTGCGGCATTTCCTCTTACCGTGCTGGGAGAAGACGAGTATTTTCTGCTGTGCGACAACCGTATTGTTATGGATGATTCACGCTTATGGGGTACTATTCCCTTAGGTGCCGTGCTTGGAAGAATAGAGTATACCTACTGGCCGCTCAGTTTCTTTGACTGA
- the hemW gene encoding radical SAM family heme chaperone HemW: MRTSLYVHIPFCDEKCDYCDFYSLGSGSGYQKRDFIRVLIDHLAFFCEEFQIDEFPTVYIGGGTPTSLSSKLLEPLFAAIDACSKNSPIEWTLEVNPESLTRDHLSLFSSFPVSRISMGVQSLYEPSRKFIGRRGSIKAVLKAFDLLHDYWKGALSIDLIRGLSDNASLSLEDELSRLPLSSIQHLSLYDLTVEKGTPLSYRVRKSDPRLDNLPQSLKSSGFQHYEVSNYARPGKESRHNQSYWDMEPYLGIGPGAVSLIRRNGLWMQHSVRRNLDYFLRRSPGECIETESPSAAEFFIDHLLMGFRQVKGLSLNRVQERFAQELSDIIPETLSCWADNLSLDSAGDRLALTGAAFWIQDRFFLDAWKEIDAALPFA, from the coding sequence ATGAGAACCAGCTTATATGTTCATATACCTTTCTGTGACGAAAAGTGCGATTACTGTGATTTCTATTCTCTGGGTTCCGGCAGCGGGTATCAAAAACGGGACTTTATACGGGTACTGATTGATCACCTGGCCTTTTTCTGTGAAGAGTTTCAGATCGATGAATTCCCCACCGTCTATATTGGCGGCGGTACGCCAACTTCTCTGTCGTCGAAACTGCTGGAACCGCTTTTTGCGGCAATAGATGCATGCTCAAAAAACTCTCCGATTGAATGGACCCTTGAGGTAAATCCTGAATCCCTTACCCGGGACCACCTTTCCCTGTTTTCTTCTTTTCCTGTTTCAAGAATCAGCATGGGTGTACAGAGTCTTTATGAGCCGTCAAGAAAGTTTATTGGAAGAAGGGGCAGCATAAAAGCAGTCTTAAAGGCTTTTGATTTGCTGCACGATTACTGGAAAGGAGCGCTCAGTATCGATCTGATCCGCGGGCTGTCGGACAATGCATCCCTTTCTTTGGAGGATGAGCTTTCGCGGCTTCCTCTTTCCTCTATCCAGCATCTTTCTCTCTACGACCTGACGGTGGAAAAGGGCACCCCCTTATCGTATCGTGTACGGAAATCTGATCCGCGGCTGGACAACCTTCCCCAGTCTCTTAAGTCCAGTGGATTTCAGCACTACGAAGTCAGTAACTACGCGCGTCCTGGAAAAGAGAGCCGTCATAACCAGTCATACTGGGATATGGAGCCTTACCTTGGTATCGGGCCCGGTGCTGTTTCGCTGATTCGCAGGAACGGTCTCTGGATGCAGCACAGTGTGCGGCGGAACCTGGATTACTTTTTACGCAGGAGCCCCGGGGAGTGTATTGAAACAGAAAGTCCATCCGCGGCCGAGTTCTTTATCGATCACCTGCTTATGGGTTTTCGCCAGGTTAAAGGCCTTTCTCTGAATAGAGTGCAGGAACGTTTTGCACAGGAACTATCCGATATCATCCCTGAAACTCTGTCTTGCTGGGCGGATAATCTCTCCTTGGATTCTGCCGGCGACAGGCTTGCTCTAACAGGTGCTGCCTTCTGGATACAGGACCGCTTTTTCCTTGATGCCTGGAAAGAGATAGATGCAGCTTTGCCCTTTGCTTGA
- a CDS encoding YebC/PmpR family DNA-binding transcriptional regulator has translation MSGHSKWASIKHKKGAADAKRGKVFSKIIKEITVAARMGGGDEEANPRLRTAVLKAKAANMPKDNIARAIKKGTGELEGVDYIELTYEAYGPGGVAIMIEALTDNKNRTAADIRSILTKGGGSLGETGCVSYLFKRKGIIAYNEAEYSEDAIFEAALEAGAEDVSHEGESIEVTTDPESFGEVLTALQAAGFTEEMAEISLVPEAYVSLDPDSTAKVMRLIERIDDHDDIQSVSTNIDIPDDFEMPED, from the coding sequence ATGTCCGGCCATAGTAAATGGGCATCGATAAAACATAAAAAAGGCGCAGCGGACGCTAAACGGGGAAAGGTTTTTTCCAAGATCATAAAGGAGATTACCGTTGCAGCCAGAATGGGCGGTGGTGACGAAGAAGCCAACCCCAGACTGCGGACTGCGGTGCTCAAGGCAAAAGCAGCCAACATGCCCAAAGACAATATTGCACGGGCAATTAAAAAAGGAACCGGCGAATTAGAGGGCGTTGATTATATTGAACTGACTTATGAAGCCTATGGACCCGGCGGAGTGGCTATTATGATTGAGGCCCTTACTGATAATAAGAATAGAACCGCAGCGGATATCAGGAGCATCCTGACCAAAGGCGGCGGAAGCCTTGGTGAGACCGGTTGTGTTTCCTACCTCTTCAAGCGCAAAGGAATTATCGCATATAACGAAGCCGAGTATTCAGAGGATGCAATCTTCGAGGCAGCCCTTGAGGCAGGCGCCGAGGATGTGAGCCATGAGGGGGAGAGCATCGAAGTCACCACTGATCCCGAAAGTTTCGGAGAGGTCCTTACGGCCCTGCAGGCAGCAGGTTTTACCGAAGAGATGGCAGAGATAAGTCTCGTCCCTGAAGCCTATGTCAGCCTGGATCCCGATTCAACTGCCAAGGTTATGCGGCTGATTGAAAGAATCGATGACCATGACGATATTCAGTCTGTTTCAACGAATATTGATATTCCCGATGATTTCGAAATGCCAGAAGATTAA
- the ruvC gene encoding crossover junction endodeoxyribonuclease RuvC yields the protein MRVLGIDPGLANTGWGIIDAGGGKLRHVSHGTITTSSQEMNGRRLLAIRNELIEIVRTYKPDIAGIESIYFSRNQTSAIPVAQAMGVVLVTCEELDLRVESFSPPRIKQAVVGVGRADKEQMQELLRLILGLKEPPRPDHAADALAAAVCRYNYLSPGEDAKKAGM from the coding sequence ATGAGGGTCCTCGGCATTGATCCGGGATTGGCTAACACCGGCTGGGGTATTATTGACGCGGGGGGCGGCAAGCTTCGCCATGTTTCCCACGGTACTATTACGACCTCATCGCAGGAGATGAACGGCCGTCGTCTTCTGGCTATTCGCAACGAACTGATCGAAATTGTAAGAACGTACAAACCAGATATCGCGGGGATAGAAAGCATCTATTTTTCCAGGAACCAGACTTCTGCTATTCCGGTTGCCCAGGCCATGGGGGTTGTGCTTGTTACTTGCGAAGAGCTGGACTTGCGGGTGGAGTCCTTCTCGCCTCCCAGGATAAAGCAGGCCGTTGTGGGGGTTGGCCGGGCCGACAAAGAGCAGATGCAGGAACTGCTGCGTCTGATTCTGGGATTAAAAGAGCCCCCCCGGCCGGACCATGCCGCTGACGCCCTTGCTGCTGCGGTTTGCCGTTATAACTATCTTTCTCCGGGAGAGGATGCAAAAAAGGCAGGGATGTAA
- the ruvA gene encoding Holliday junction branch migration protein RuvA yields the protein MYNSLTGTVTEASVSECCLDVGGVEYILTVTSGALQQLHTGQRHRIIVYLYHKEDLMKLYGFADEMERSVFFKLLKVSGVGPSLAIKILSGLPSRRLASAIEDGDIASLSSIPGLGKKTAQKIILALQGTIVSMEGEGAGPHGDLISALAEMGFDRSAAAEAVRSLCSKLPDNISETEAEERLMRDAIVLLSRGAGG from the coding sequence ATGTACAACAGTCTTACCGGAACAGTAACAGAAGCGAGCGTTTCCGAATGCTGCCTCGATGTTGGCGGGGTTGAATATATCCTGACGGTCACCAGTGGAGCTCTGCAGCAGCTGCATACAGGTCAGCGCCACCGTATTATTGTTTATCTGTATCATAAAGAAGATCTGATGAAGCTCTACGGGTTCGCCGATGAAATGGAGCGGTCGGTGTTTTTCAAGCTCCTGAAGGTTTCCGGGGTGGGGCCCAGTCTTGCAATAAAGATTCTTTCCGGGCTGCCTTCCCGTCGGCTTGCCAGCGCTATCGAGGACGGAGACATTGCTTCCTTGAGTTCCATCCCAGGGCTTGGTAAAAAGACCGCCCAGAAGATCATACTCGCTCTGCAGGGAACCATCGTCTCTATGGAGGGGGAGGGGGCAGGGCCTCATGGAGATCTTATTTCTGCCCTGGCAGAGATGGGTTTTGACCGGAGCGCAGCTGCTGAAGCGGTCCGGTCTTTATGCAGCAAGCTTCCTGATAACATAAGCGAAACCGAAGCGGAAGAGCGGCTTATGCGGGATGCCATAGTGCTGCTGAGCAGAGGAGCCGGAGGATAG